TCCTTCGTTGTCCTCGCCGCGTATGTCTGCTGAAGTCCAGAAGCAATTCACGCCGAAGTCGTACGGGCCTTCATTCCCATGATACCTTCGCGAAGCGTTCGCCCCACCTTCTCAATTAGCAATTCGGCCTCTCGTCGGCGATAGGCCGCGAGGCTCGGCCGTCCGGCTTGATTCTCCAGGATCCACTCTCGGGCGAACGTCCCGTTTTGAATCTCGGCGAGGATCCGTCGCATCTCTGCGCGCACTTGTTCGTTAATGATTCGCGGTCCCCGCGTGTAGTCTCCGTATTCGGCCGTGTCGCTGATGGAATAACGCATGTAGGCCAAGCCGCCTTCGTAAATCAAATCCACGATTAGCTTCAGCTCGTGCAGGCATTCGAAATAAGCGACCTCCGGCTGATACCCGGCCTCCACCAGCGTCTCAAATCCCGCCTTGATCAGTGCCGTCACACCGCCGCAGAGCACAGTCTGCTCGCCGAACAAATCCGTCTCCGTTTCTTCTCGAAACGTCGTCTCGATGACTCCCGCTCGCGTCGCGCCGATCCCTTTAGCGTA
The genomic region above belongs to Blastocatellia bacterium and contains:
- the ilvC gene encoding ketol-acid reductoisomerase, with protein sequence MAKIYYEKDADLRLLSGKTIAIIGYGSQGHAHALNLRDNGQAVIVGLYRGSRSWAKAEAEGLTVLPVEEAAERGDLIMLLVPDPAQREVYEQAIAPALRSRKMLLFAHGFNVHYNQIVPPPDVDVAMVAPKGPGHRLRELFLEGQGVPALLAVHQNASGQAKELALAYAKGIGATRAGVIETTFREETETDLFGEQTVLCGGVTALIKAGFETLVEAGYQPEVAYFECLHELKLIVDLIYEGGLAYMRYSISDTAEYGDYTRGPRIINEQVRAEMRRILAEIQNGTFAREWILENQAGRPSLAAYRRREAELLIEKVGRTLREGIMGMKARTTSA